The proteins below come from a single Corynebacterium glyciniphilum AJ 3170 genomic window:
- a CDS encoding MgtC/SapB family protein, with product MIAFTDQFWPQVGLLLLAFALSTVVGVERRLRGHNGGPGTLAIVGTSSALFVMLSKYGFADVVSDQTSYDPSRVAASVVSGIGFLGAGLILTRRGAVVGLTTAASVWEVAAIGASAGAGLWTLAVAVTLLHMVITFGLRRLSRVLPGPHSHVLIEVTYDDGRGLLRGVLTSITEGGWTIRQVHQQHTTAPPEEEDRPAAVTLELVGRHRADALATSLSGIDGIRRVEILSSGDLE from the coding sequence ATGATCGCTTTCACCGACCAGTTCTGGCCCCAGGTGGGCCTACTGCTGCTCGCGTTCGCGCTGAGCACGGTAGTGGGCGTGGAACGACGTCTGCGCGGACACAACGGGGGCCCCGGCACGCTGGCGATTGTCGGCACGTCATCGGCCCTGTTCGTGATGTTGAGCAAGTACGGATTCGCCGATGTCGTCTCCGACCAGACCAGTTACGATCCGTCGCGGGTGGCAGCCTCAGTAGTGTCGGGAATCGGTTTCCTCGGTGCAGGTCTGATCCTCACCCGACGCGGCGCCGTGGTGGGGTTGACCACCGCAGCGTCTGTATGGGAAGTCGCCGCGATCGGCGCGTCGGCCGGAGCCGGGCTCTGGACGCTTGCTGTCGCGGTCACACTGCTGCACATGGTGATCACCTTCGGACTCAGGCGACTGTCCCGGGTGCTTCCAGGCCCCCACAGCCACGTCCTGATCGAGGTCACCTACGATGACGGTCGGGGTCTGTTAAGAGGGGTGCTGACCTCGATCACGGAGGGTGGCTGGACGATTCGTCAGGTACACCAACAGCACACGACCGCCCCGCCCGAGGAGGAAGACCGCCCCGCCGCCGTCACGCTCGAGCTCGTGGGGCGCCACCGGGCCGACGCTCTGGCGACCTCACTGTCCGGCATAGACGGGATACGACGGGTGGAGATCCTGTCCAGTGGCGACCTGGAGTAG